The DNA segment CTCAGGCGGGTGATGGTCACGGCTTTCAGGCTACCGACGCGTGCGCCGTAGCGGGCGGCAACAGTTCCCACCTGTGCCGCCGTGGCCTCGATTCGCCACCCGCCGCGCGGCCCTCCCGCCGAATAGGGATCAGCCTGTGCCTGCAAGTACGGCAGCGCCGTGCCCCAGACCTCCGCGCTGGAGGCGGTAAATCCCCCGGAGTCGCTGCTGAAGTAGGTGCTGGCTGGCTTGCCAGAGAAGGCGATCACCTGGGCGCGGGTGATGGCAATGACCGTGTCCGTCGCGGCCTTCTCGGCTTTGAGTCCGGGGTAGACCTGACAGCTCTCGGTGGCGCAGGTGTCGTAGGGGGCCGCCGGGTTGATGCGGGCGGCCACATAGGTCCGCGCAATGACCGCCTGGGCGGCCAGCGCGGCGGCGGGCCACGAGGCAGGCATCTCGGCAGGCACCACCGCGCGCAGGTAATCCTCGATGCCCACCACATTCACCCCCTGCACGCCGCCGTCCTGTACGCGCAGCAGCACGCCGCCCCGGTAGGGCTTGCCCGCAATCTCCACCACGCTGCCGGGGCTGGGCGGCAGATACAGCACTGGGTTGCCCGCCCCCCGCCCGTTCAGCGTGAGCTGCCCGCCGGACACCCCCACCGTCCAGGTGGTGACCGGCGACGGCGCCACTGGTGACAGAGGTGCCGGACGCCCCAGCGGTGTGCCAGTGTCCGGCCCGGTCCCCGCCTGGGTCACGCGCACCGTCAACTGCGGGGCGGCGGCCACCAGCACCCGCACGTTCAGCGCGGTGACTGGGGCAGCGGCAGTGGGGGCCAAGGTGAGGGGAGCAGGAGCCGTGAAAACAGGGACAACCGGAGCGACGGTGGTGGCAGCGGCTGGGGTGGGCGCAGGGACCGCGGGAGCGGGGGTGGGGGCAGTGAGAGGAGGCGCAGGGACCGTGGGCGCAGGGGCAGAGGGCACAGGGACCCTGGGAGTGGGAGGTTTGACAGGTGCAGGCGCACGGGGTGCAACTGCGATAGGTGCAGCGGGAGCAGGCGCAGGAAGAGGGGGTGCGGGAGTGTGGGGCGCCGTCATAATGGGTGCGGGGATGGCGGGCGCTGGAGCAACAGGTGCTGGGGTGATTGGCGCTGGAGTGATCGGCATTGGCACAGGCACAGGGGGAACCGCAGGCGCAGTAACTCTAGGCGCAGGTACAGGCGCAGCCGCTGTAGGTGCAGCGCGGTAAACCGGGGCGCAGGAGTTCAGGACGCCAAGGGACAGCGCCGCGCCCACGCCCAGCAGCACGGGCCGCAGCCCATGCTGGGCCGTCTGACGCTGAGCCAGCCAGGAGGTCAGGACAGGAAGGGAGGACTTGGACATCGTTGAGGCCGAGTATAAACACCCTGTATGTGCGTCCCTGCCAGGACGGTGTGAGAAGCCTCCAGTTCAGGGGCGCGCGGCGCGCGGCATCATGGCGGATATGTACACTGTTTCTCCCTCTTCCGTCCCGGCCTCTGCCCCAGATCAGCCGGGTCAGGTCTGGGCGCACGTCGGTCAGCCGTTCGCGCCCCGCCCCTACGACGTGGTGGTGCTGGGCGCGGGCCGCATGGGATCGGCCTTCGCCTTTTACCTGCGGGGGCTGGCGCCCCACCTCTCCCTGTTGCTGCTAGAGGAGGGGGGCCTGCCCAACGAGGACGGCGCGACTCTGCTGGCCCCCGGCGTGTGGACCGCGCGGGGTGTGCCGAAGGACCGCAGAGCCGAGGCCGACTGGACCCGCGAGCAACTGGCAACGGCGTTTGGCGACATCAGTTTTCAGCCCCGCCCGCTGATCGAACTGTTCGCGGAGGATGGGCCAGAGCGGATGCCTGTCGCAAAGGCCCTAGCTCCCTACCCGGACGCGCTGGCGATGGTGGGCGTGACCGCGCTGCCCTTTGCACGTTTGGACGCGGACGCCGCCACCTACCGTCCCGGCGCGCTGGCCCTGTCTGCCGCCCAGACCGCCGTGAAAGCGGGTGCGGACCTGATGCTCAATGCCCGCGCCCACGCCGTCTCAGAGGGTGAGGTTGTCATCGAGCGCCTGAGCGTGACCAACACCCACCAGATCGTCGTTCACGAAACCCACCGCCTGCGCGCTGGAATGCTGGTGCTGGCGCTGGGTGCGGATGGCCCGCACGCGGCGGAACACGATCTGGGCGTCCACACCACCCACGCCCGTGCCTACCGCCAGACGCCGCGTCTGAATGTCCCCAGCACCGACGACACGCCCACCCTGCGCGCCGCTGGCCTGACCCTGCGTCCGCAGAATGGCGGCTTTACCCTGATTCCGGCGGTCCACCACCGCGATCCGCACGGCTACGTGCCCACGGGCGGTCACCTG comes from the Deinococcus sp. AJ005 genome and includes:
- a CDS encoding SpoIID/LytB domain-containing protein translates to MAPTAAAPVTALNVRVLVAAAPQLTVRVTQAGTGPDTGTPLGRPAPLSPVAPSPVTTWTVGVSGGQLTLNGRGAGNPVLYLPPSPGSVVEIAGKPYRGGVLLRVQDGGVQGVNVVGIEDYLRAVVPAEMPASWPAAALAAQAVIARTYVAARINPAAPYDTCATESCQVYPGLKAEKAATDTVIAITRAQVIAFSGKPASTYFSSDSGGFTASSAEVWGTALPYLQAQADPYSAGGPRGGWRIEATAAQVGTVAARYGARVGSLKAVTITRLSKSGRPEEVTVSGDGGTARITGANAGGFVRSLGAPGTRVKLSGLSGGQGPLVLTGSGAGHGVGLSQYGALGLARAGQNHLHILGFYYPGTSLSILADKPGTGGSVLASSFRLPSAAPLVAQTLAPQASGAAQ
- a CDS encoding FAD-dependent oxidoreductase, whose amino-acid sequence is MYTVSPSSVPASAPDQPGQVWAHVGQPFAPRPYDVVVLGAGRMGSAFAFYLRGLAPHLSLLLLEEGGLPNEDGATLLAPGVWTARGVPKDRRAEADWTREQLATAFGDISFQPRPLIELFAEDGPERMPVAKALAPYPDALAMVGVTALPFARLDADAATYRPGALALSAAQTAVKAGADLMLNARAHAVSEGEVVIERLSVTNTHQIVVHETHRLRAGMLVLALGADGPHAAEHDLGVHTTHARAYRQTPRLNVPSTDDTPTLRAAGLTLRPQNGGFTLIPAVHHRDPHGYVPTGGHLTGVPTGLRRETLEDLVALMDALPPLGTEALGLGRSISDIPGAWLALPGGRADGLPLHQTLTDGVHLLLGGPHADTLGLAVAHDLAAAVAGVGERPWEDGASV